From one Anopheles cruzii chromosome 3, idAnoCruzAS_RS32_06, whole genome shotgun sequence genomic stretch:
- the LOC128270611 gene encoding lysosomal alpha-mannosidase-like, translating to MLKHSTNSIGGRLAVVTGLFAVLLVCSTLTLVSCGPFRSGARRAGNTLVKQVAESDEYVEFGRKFSDQSSCGYESCPKAKKNMLNVHLVPHTHDDVGWLKTVDQYYYGSRTSIQKAGVQYILDSVIQSLLDNSERKFIYVESAFFFKWFYEQTEELQQQVKQLVNEGRLEFIGGAWSMNDEAAAHYHSILDQFTWGLRKLNDTFGACGRPRIGWQIDPFGHSREQASLLAQMGYDGMFFGRLDYQDKEERMNHKRAEMIWQTSANLDDSDLFTGVHYNLYQAPAGFCFDILCSDEPFIDGRYSAENNVKAKVDKFLYYVDQQAQSYRTNNILLTMGGDFTYMDANVYFKNMDKLIKYTNARQANGTNVNVFYSTPSCYLKALHDTGITWPTKSDDFFPYASDPHSFWTGYYTSRPTTIKIILQRSEQKIALMVQGQAWMH from the exons ATGCTAAAACACAGCACCAATTCGATTGGCGGCCGTCTGGCTGTTGTGACGGGCCTCTTCGCAGTGCTTCTCGTCTGCAGCACCTTGACACTGGTCTCGTGTGGACCGTTCCGGTCAGGAGCCCGACGTGCCGGCAATACGCTCGTCAAACAAGTGGCCGAAAGTGATGAGTACGTAGAATTTGGTCGAAAGTTTAGTGACCAATCATCATGCGGATATGAG TCGTGcccgaaagcgaagaaaaatatgCTGAACGTGCACCTGGTGCCACATACGCACGATGATGTGGGTTGGCTGAAGACCGTCGACCAGTACTACTATGGCA GCAGAACGAGCATTCAGAAGGCCGGTGTGCAGTACATTCTCGACTCGGTCATACAGTCTCTGCTGGACAACTCCGAGCGTAAGTTCATCTACGTCGAATCGGCGTTCTTCTTTAAATGGTTCTACGAGCAAACGGaggaactgcagcagcaggtcaAACAGCTGGTGAACGAGGGACGCCTGGAATTCATTGGCGGGGCGTGGAGTATGAACGATGAGGCGGCAGCCCATTACCACAGCATCTTGGACCAGTTTACCTGGGGTTTGCGTAAGCTGAACGACACGTTCGGTGCGTGTGGACGGCCCCGGATCGGATGGCAGATCGATCCGTTCGGACACTCGCGCGAACAGGCATCCCTGTTGGCGCAGATGGGCTACGATGGGATGTTTTTTGGCCGGCTCGACTACCAGGACAAGGAGGAACGCATGAACCACAAACGGGCGGAAATGATTTGGCAGACCAGTGCCAACCTGGACGATAGCGATCTGTTCACCGGTGTGCACTACAACCTCTACCAAGCGCCGGCCGGGTTCTGCTTCGATATCTTGTGCTCCGACGAGCCGTTCATCGATGGGCGCTATTCGGCGGAAAACAATGTTAAAGCCAAA GTCGACAAGTTCCTGTACTACGTGGATCAGCAGGCCCAAAGCTACCGGACGAACAACATCCTCCTCACCATGGGTGGGGATTTCACCTACATGGACGCCAACGTGTACTTCAAAAACATGGACAAACTGATCAA GTACACTAACGCACGGCAAGCGAATGGTACGAACGTGAACGTGTTCTACTCCACACCGTCCTGCTATCTGAAGGCGCTGCACGATACGGGCATCACGTGGCCTACGAAGAGTGACGATTTCTTCCCCTACGCTTCCGATCCCCACTCGTTCTGGACCGGCTACTATACGTCGCGACCGACCA CTATTAAGATCATTTTGCAGAGATCTGAACAGAAGATAGCCCTGATGGTGCAAGGTCAGGcgtggatgcattaa